From a single Sphingosinicellaceae bacterium genomic region:
- the pstA gene encoding phosphate ABC transporter permease PstA has protein sequence MSAHATRRKATNLVVAVLASTAAVVALAVLASILWTLLSRGLPALRWSTLTTSMAPTGENGGLANAIIGSLIQVGIGMAIATPIGVLAGTYLSEYARGSKLGNVTRFVSDILLSAPSILIGLFVYTLLVATTQTYSGIAGAVALAVIAIPIIIRTTEDMLSLVPIALREAAAALGAPKWKVTTLIAWRAAGSGMLTGLLLALARVAGETAPLLFTSLGNLNWSVSLAKPMASLPVAIYQFAASPYEDLVQLAWAGALLITLGVLMINILAQLTIGRRR, from the coding sequence ATGAGCGCCCATGCCACCCGCCGCAAGGCAACCAACCTCGTCGTCGCGGTGCTCGCGTCCACCGCTGCGGTGGTCGCGCTGGCGGTCCTCGCATCGATCCTGTGGACGCTGCTGTCGCGCGGCCTGCCGGCGCTGCGCTGGAGCACGCTGACCACCTCGATGGCCCCGACCGGCGAGAACGGCGGCCTCGCCAACGCGATCATCGGCAGTCTCATCCAGGTCGGCATCGGCATGGCGATCGCCACGCCGATCGGCGTGCTGGCGGGGACCTATCTGTCCGAATATGCGCGCGGTTCGAAGCTCGGCAACGTCACGCGCTTCGTCAGCGACATCCTGTTGTCGGCACCGTCGATCCTGATTGGCCTGTTCGTCTACACCTTGCTGGTCGCGACAACGCAGACCTACTCGGGCATCGCCGGAGCGGTCGCGCTCGCCGTCATCGCCATCCCGATCATCATCCGGACGACGGAGGACATGCTGTCGCTGGTGCCGATCGCGCTGCGCGAAGCCGCCGCCGCACTCGGTGCGCCGAAGTGGAAGGTGACGACGCTGATCGCCTGGCGCGCCGCCGGCTCGGGCATGCTGACCGGTCTGCTGCTGGCGCTGGCGCGGGTCGCGGGCGAAACCGCGCCGCTGCTGTTCACGTCGCTGGGTAACCTCAACTGGTCGGTTTCGCTGGCCAAGCCGATGGCGAGCCTGCCCGTTGCGATCTACCAATTTGCCGCCAGCCCGTACGAGGATCTCGTGCAGCTGGCCTGGGCCGGGGCGCTGCTGATCACGCTCGGGGTGTTGATGATCAACATCCTGGCGCAGCTCACCATCGGCCGTCGGCGCTAA
- a CDS encoding aspartyl/asparaginyl beta-hydroxylase domain-containing protein, with the protein MRLSEPLLRLPIAFDVEAMAAEVRALPAAAWVPHPSALPGNAAVRLVTTNGQMSDATAAPMAPTAHLRACPYITEVMAAIGAVWGRSRLMRLAPGAVVPPHIDTHFYWRTHVRLHVPIITTPDVLFTCAGETVHMAAGECWVFDTFSSHRVRNGGASARVHLVLDTVGGEGLWDLIEAARAAAPGTSPERRVVVPTGSSFDRLSFERTNTASLMSPWELRYHVDFLIAEALPGQPIEVVARRLDRLVAGWAGAWARYGSSNEGASTYRELLVVLEADLPRLGGAHLLLRNGLTVDRQIAEIVFTLNAALPPVVGVRAATH; encoded by the coding sequence ATGCGCCTGAGCGAGCCACTGCTGCGGCTGCCGATCGCCTTCGATGTCGAGGCAATGGCGGCCGAAGTCCGTGCGCTGCCGGCGGCGGCGTGGGTCCCTCACCCCAGCGCCCTGCCCGGCAACGCCGCCGTGCGCCTCGTCACCACCAATGGCCAGATGAGCGATGCCACCGCGGCCCCGATGGCTCCGACCGCGCACCTGCGCGCCTGCCCCTACATCACCGAGGTGATGGCAGCGATCGGCGCAGTCTGGGGCCGCAGCCGGCTGATGCGCCTCGCGCCGGGAGCGGTGGTACCGCCCCATATCGACACGCACTTCTACTGGCGCACCCACGTCCGCCTCCATGTCCCGATCATCACGACCCCCGACGTGCTGTTCACCTGCGCCGGCGAGACCGTCCACATGGCGGCGGGCGAGTGCTGGGTATTCGACACCTTCTCGAGCCACCGGGTCCGCAACGGTGGCGCCAGCGCGCGCGTCCACCTGGTGCTCGACACCGTCGGCGGTGAGGGCCTGTGGGACCTGATCGAGGCCGCGCGCGCTGCCGCTCCCGGCACCAGTCCCGAGAGGCGGGTGGTCGTCCCCACCGGGTCGAGCTTCGACCGGCTGAGCTTCGAGCGCACCAACACGGCAAGCCTGATGTCGCCCTGGGAACTCCGCTACCACGTCGACTTCCTGATTGCCGAGGCCCTGCCCGGCCAGCCGATCGAGGTCGTCGCCCGCCGGCTCGACCGGCTCGTCGCGGGCTGGGCGGGCGCGTGGGCGCGCTACGGCTCGTCGAACGAGGGTGCGTCGACCTATCGCGAGCTGCTCGTGGTGCTCGAGGCAGACCTGCCTCGCCTCGGTGGCGCGCACCTGCTGCTCCGCAACGGGCTGACCGTCGACCGCCAGATCGCGGAGATCGTCTTCACCCTGAACGCCGCGCTGCCGCCGGTCGTCGGGGTCCGGGCCGCGACGCACTAG
- the phoU gene encoding phosphate signaling complex protein PhoU: MTSTAPLPHTVSSYDSDLLELRSIVGQMGALAESQLTAAFDALTDRDVAAALAVTAIDDRIDTLQEEAERAATGIFSRHSPLADDLREVMASLKIAGWLERVGDYAKNIAKRAVTLAQLPESSGAGELVELAALAKRLLRIALAAYLERDIEMAHDAVQGDAAIDREYSRVFERLVTLTAADIGAATGFAHLQFIAKNLERIADQATNIAEQVGFAISGAPVARREKADGLLGDG, encoded by the coding sequence ATGACCTCGACTGCCCCGCTACCGCACACGGTGTCGTCCTACGACTCCGACCTGCTGGAGCTGCGTTCGATCGTCGGCCAGATGGGTGCGCTCGCCGAGAGCCAGCTCACCGCCGCCTTCGACGCGCTGACCGACCGCGACGTCGCTGCGGCGCTGGCGGTGACGGCGATCGACGACCGCATCGACACCCTGCAGGAAGAAGCCGAGCGTGCCGCGACCGGCATCTTCTCGCGCCACTCGCCACTTGCCGACGACCTCCGCGAGGTCATGGCGTCGCTCAAGATCGCCGGCTGGCTGGAGCGTGTCGGCGACTATGCCAAGAACATCGCCAAGCGCGCCGTGACCCTCGCCCAGCTGCCTGAGTCGAGCGGTGCCGGCGAGTTGGTCGAGCTTGCAGCCCTCGCCAAGCGGCTGCTCCGGATCGCGCTGGCCGCCTACCTGGAGCGCGATATCGAGATGGCGCACGATGCGGTCCAGGGCGACGCGGCGATCGACCGCGAATACAGCCGGGTCTTCGAGCGGCTCGTCACGCTGACCGCGGCGGACATCGGCGCGGCGACCGGCTTTGCCCACCTCCAGTTCATCGCGAAGAACCTCGAGCGCATCGCCGACCAGGCCACCAACATCGCCGAACAGGTCGGCTTCGCGATCAGCGGGGCGCCGGTGGCGCGGCGTGAAAAGGCCGACGGCCTGCTCGGCGACGGCTAG
- a CDS encoding TonB-dependent hemoglobin/transferrin/lactoferrin family receptor, translating into MTTTTMTTTTMKRYLLAGAGLGALFGAGAGHAAAADDTLGTITVTATRIATPVIEAPATVSVITAAQIDDLLIDDIKDLVRFEPGVSVRAQPSRFTAALGSTGRDGNSGFTIRGLEGNRVLIQTDGIRLPDAFAFGAQANGRGDYADLDLLKSVEILRGPASPLYGSDGVAGAVSFITRDPEDLLAVGANVGGRLRLGYSDADGNWTKAGAVAGRSGDLQAMVAYTRRDGHALDDKGKNDSASVLRTTPNPTDVDNDAVLAKLVWTPAPGHRLRATYEHNDRTVDTDVLSAIALPPLGASSTLSLLAHDTSRRDRASLDWGYKGEGIVEQASLIGYWQDSRTRQFSAEDRNVSADRTRINRFDDRIFGAVGEATLKFDTGAIGHRIVTGFDVSQTLQTGLRDGTVPPVGETFPTKAFPDTRFTLAGVFAQDEIDTGGGRLLFYPAVRLDYYKLKPRADPQFLGTPAAQHDSRVSPKLGAIGWLSDSFGLYGSYAAGFKAPTPSQVNNGFVNLVQNYRSLANPDLKPETSDSVEGGLRVRKLALGGVKLDASLTGFYGWFKDFIEQAQLGGSFTPTDPGIFQYVNVGRVQVHGVEARVEADLGGGFRIDSAAALARGERHAAGIATALSSVDPFKITGGVSYRDPEGRFGGQAIVTHVARKAQSRVAETCSPTCFTPPGFTILDLTAYVRPAPWATVRAGLFNVFDKKYAWWSDVRGLAASSATLDAYTQPGRNLSVSLTGTF; encoded by the coding sequence ATGACAACAACGACGATGACGACGACGACGATGAAGCGCTACTTGCTGGCCGGCGCGGGCCTCGGCGCGCTGTTCGGGGCCGGGGCAGGCCATGCGGCGGCGGCAGACGACACGCTCGGCACCATCACGGTCACGGCGACGCGCATCGCGACGCCCGTGATCGAGGCGCCGGCGACGGTCAGCGTCATCACCGCCGCACAGATCGACGACCTGCTGATCGACGACATCAAGGACCTCGTGCGCTTCGAGCCCGGCGTGTCGGTGCGGGCGCAGCCGTCGCGCTTCACCGCGGCGCTCGGCTCGACGGGCCGCGACGGCAACAGCGGCTTCACCATCCGTGGCCTCGAAGGCAACCGCGTGCTGATCCAGACCGACGGCATCCGGCTCCCGGACGCCTTCGCGTTCGGCGCACAGGCCAACGGGCGCGGCGACTACGCCGACCTCGACCTGCTCAAGTCGGTCGAGATCCTGCGCGGCCCGGCGTCGCCGCTGTACGGCAGTGACGGCGTCGCGGGCGCGGTCAGCTTCATCACCAGGGACCCCGAGGACCTGCTCGCGGTCGGTGCCAATGTCGGCGGCCGGCTGCGGCTCGGCTATTCCGACGCCGACGGCAACTGGACCAAGGCGGGTGCCGTCGCGGGGCGAAGCGGCGACCTGCAGGCGATGGTCGCCTACACCCGCCGCGACGGCCACGCCCTCGACGACAAAGGCAAGAACGACAGCGCCAGCGTGCTTCGCACGACGCCCAACCCGACCGACGTCGACAACGACGCCGTGCTCGCCAAGCTGGTCTGGACCCCTGCCCCCGGCCACCGCCTCCGCGCCACCTACGAGCACAACGACCGCACCGTCGACACCGACGTGCTCAGCGCCATCGCGCTCCCGCCGCTGGGCGCGAGCAGCACGCTGAGCCTCCTCGCGCACGACACCAGCCGCCGCGACCGCGCCAGCCTCGACTGGGGCTACAAGGGCGAAGGCATCGTCGAGCAGGCCAGCCTGATCGGCTATTGGCAGGACAGCCGGACCCGCCAGTTCAGCGCCGAGGACCGCAACGTCTCCGCCGACCGGACCCGCATCAACCGCTTCGACGACCGCATCTTCGGCGCGGTCGGCGAGGCGACGCTGAAGTTCGACACCGGGGCGATCGGCCACCGCATCGTCACCGGCTTCGACGTTTCGCAAACCCTGCAGACCGGCCTGCGCGACGGCACCGTGCCGCCGGTCGGCGAGACCTTTCCGACCAAGGCCTTCCCGGACACCCGTTTCACCCTCGCCGGCGTCTTCGCGCAGGACGAGATCGACACCGGCGGCGGCCGCCTGCTGTTCTATCCGGCGGTGCGCCTCGACTATTACAAGCTCAAGCCCCGCGCCGATCCGCAGTTCCTCGGCACGCCCGCCGCCCAGCACGACAGCCGGGTGTCACCCAAGCTTGGCGCGATCGGCTGGCTGAGCGACAGCTTCGGGCTGTACGGTTCGTACGCCGCGGGCTTCAAGGCGCCGACGCCGAGCCAGGTCAACAACGGCTTTGTCAACCTCGTCCAGAACTACAGGTCGCTCGCCAACCCCGACCTCAAGCCGGAGACCAGCGACAGCGTCGAGGGCGGGCTCAGGGTGCGCAAGCTCGCGCTCGGCGGCGTCAAGCTCGATGCCAGCCTCACCGGCTTCTATGGCTGGTTCAAGGACTTCATCGAGCAGGCGCAGCTCGGCGGCAGCTTCACCCCTACCGATCCCGGCATCTTCCAGTACGTCAACGTCGGCCGGGTCCAGGTTCACGGCGTCGAGGCGCGCGTCGAGGCCGACCTCGGTGGCGGTTTCCGCATCGACAGCGCCGCCGCCCTCGCCCGCGGCGAACGCCACGCCGCCGGCATCGCCACGGCGTTGTCCAGCGTCGACCCCTTCAAGATCACCGGCGGGGTCTCGTACCGCGACCCGGAAGGCCGCTTCGGCGGGCAGGCGATCGTCACCCATGTCGCGCGCAAGGCCCAGTCGCGCGTCGCCGAGACCTGCTCGCCGACCTGCTTCACGCCGCCCGGCTTCACCATCCTCGACCTGACCGCCTACGTCCGGCCCGCGCCATGGGCGACCGTCCGCGCCGGCTTGTTCAACGTCTTCGACAAGAAATACGCCTGGTGGTCCGACGTGCGCGGGCTGGCGGCGTCGTCCGCGACGCTCGACGCCTACACCCAGCCGGGCCGCAACCTCAGCGTTTCACTGACCGGGACCTTCTGA
- the pstB gene encoding phosphate ABC transporter ATP-binding protein PstB has translation MTQPPEMSSLADVVGRHDTLAGASPYIVTRNLDFFYGDHKSLTSVNLEFPEKRVTALIGPSGCGKSTLLRVINRMYSLYPGQRATGEVLMDGLNLIDPKVDPTDLRARVGMVFQKPTPFPMTIYDNIAFGVRLHERLSKSAMDERVEWSLQKAALWTEAKDRLHSSALGMSGGQQQRLCIARTIAVKPKVLLFDEPTSALDPISTAKVEELIAELRADFTIIIVTHSMQQAARSSDQTAFMYLGQVIEVGPTAEIFTNPREKQTREYVTGRFG, from the coding sequence ATGACCCAACCGCCGGAAATGTCCTCGCTCGCCGATGTCGTCGGGCGGCACGATACGCTCGCCGGAGCGTCGCCGTACATCGTCACCCGCAACCTCGATTTCTTCTACGGCGACCACAAGTCGCTGACCTCGGTCAACCTCGAGTTCCCGGAGAAGCGCGTCACCGCGCTGATCGGGCCGTCGGGCTGCGGGAAGTCGACGCTGCTGCGCGTCATCAACCGGATGTACAGCCTGTACCCGGGCCAGCGCGCCACCGGCGAAGTGCTGATGGACGGCCTCAACCTGATCGATCCCAAGGTCGACCCGACCGACCTGCGCGCCCGCGTCGGCATGGTCTTCCAGAAGCCGACGCCGTTCCCGATGACGATCTACGACAACATCGCCTTCGGGGTCCGGCTGCACGAGCGGCTGAGCAAGTCGGCGATGGACGAGCGCGTCGAGTGGAGCCTGCAGAAGGCGGCGCTGTGGACCGAGGCCAAGGACCGGTTGCACAGCTCGGCGCTCGGCATGTCGGGCGGCCAGCAGCAGCGGCTGTGCATTGCGCGGACCATCGCGGTGAAACCCAAGGTGCTGCTGTTCGACGAGCCGACCTCGGCGCTCGACCCGATCTCGACCGCCAAGGTCGAGGAACTGATCGCCGAACTCCGCGCCGACTTCACGATCATCATCGTCACCCACTCGATGCAGCAGGCGGCGCGCAGCTCGGACCAGACCGCGTTCATGTACCTCGGCCAGGTCATCGAAGTTGGGCCGACGGCCGAGATCTTCACCAACCCGCGGGAAAAGCAGACCCGCGAATATGTTACCGGGCGCTTCGGTTGA
- the pstS gene encoding phosphate ABC transporter substrate-binding protein PstS: MTRGMRTIAALLAATALAAPAVAADITGAGATFPAPLYAKWGSAYKAATKNQLNYQAIGSGAGQAQIKARTVDFGASDDAMKAEDLSSNGLVQFPAVIGSEVIIVNLPGVAANQLRLTPDIIAAIYQGKITKWNDPAIVAFNKGVPLRPMPITPVYRSDSSGTTAIFTNYLTKAANGWTLGAGKTISWPAGSGGKGNDGVAGNVKNTVGALGYVEFNYAFANKLTTTKLSNAAGKFIDPTPASFNAAAAQADWAKAPNAVANMLALPGANTWPIVSATYILVPAKPTNAAGTSAALAFFDWSFKNGGKLAQQLGYLPLPAAAIQRVRVEWKAISGATLPK, encoded by the coding sequence ATGACCCGAGGCATGCGCACGATTGCAGCGCTGCTCGCCGCAACTGCCCTCGCTGCTCCTGCAGTCGCCGCTGACATCACCGGCGCCGGCGCCACTTTCCCCGCGCCGCTCTACGCCAAGTGGGGCTCAGCCTATAAGGCCGCGACCAAGAACCAGCTGAATTACCAGGCGATCGGATCGGGTGCCGGCCAGGCCCAGATCAAGGCCCGCACCGTCGACTTCGGCGCGTCCGACGACGCGATGAAGGCCGAGGACCTTTCTTCGAACGGCCTCGTCCAGTTCCCCGCCGTGATCGGTTCGGAAGTCATCATCGTCAACCTGCCCGGCGTCGCGGCCAACCAGCTGCGCCTGACCCCCGACATCATCGCGGCGATCTACCAGGGCAAGATCACCAAGTGGAATGATCCCGCCATTGTCGCCTTCAACAAGGGCGTGCCGCTGCGTCCGATGCCGATCACGCCGGTCTATCGCTCGGACTCGTCGGGCACGACCGCGATCTTCACCAACTACCTGACCAAGGCTGCCAACGGCTGGACGCTGGGTGCCGGCAAGACGATCAGCTGGCCCGCCGGTTCGGGCGGCAAGGGCAACGACGGCGTTGCCGGCAACGTCAAGAACACCGTCGGCGCGCTCGGCTACGTCGAGTTCAACTATGCCTTCGCCAACAAGCTGACGACGACCAAGCTCAGCAACGCGGCGGGCAAGTTCATCGACCCGACCCCGGCCAGCTTCAACGCTGCCGCGGCGCAGGCCGACTGGGCCAAGGCCCCCAACGCGGTCGCCAACATGCTGGCGCTGCCGGGTGCCAACACCTGGCCGATCGTCAGCGCGACCTACATCCTGGTTCCCGCCAAGCCGACCAACGCCGCCGGCACCAGCGCCGCCCTGGCGTTCTTCGACTGGAGCTTCAAGAACGGCGGCAAGCTCGCCCAGCAGCTCGGCTATTTGCCGCTGCCGGCGGCAGCGATCCAGCGTGTCCGGGTCGAGTGGAAGGCCATCTCGGGCGCCACGCTGCCCAAGTAA
- the pstC gene encoding phosphate ABC transporter permease subunit PstC, which yields MPTDDSPRHSAGAEKLFSGTVTTAGLIVLVLLGAIILMLAYGAWPAFKAFGIGFLWTPVWDSVNNNYGAGIMVYGTLLSSVLALLIAVPLSVGVAYFLTEILPSAFRRPIGVAIQLLAAIPSIIYGMWGFFVLAPWLAEHFILDVADAAAGVPGLNKVLDYGSGNSVFTAGLVLGVMILPLITAMFVEILGATPVVLKESVYGLGATRFEVIRHVAIPYGRRAMVGAVMLGLGRALGETMAVVFIIGNATRLSPNIFAQGSTIASTIANEFAEAGFGTMKLAALLGLGLTLFIISFIVLSASRLLVAPRAAS from the coding sequence ATGCCGACCGACGATTCTCCGCGCCATTCGGCGGGCGCGGAGAAATTGTTCTCGGGCACCGTCACGACCGCGGGCCTGATCGTCCTGGTCCTGCTCGGCGCGATCATACTGATGCTCGCGTACGGCGCCTGGCCGGCGTTCAAGGCGTTCGGCATCGGCTTCCTGTGGACCCCGGTGTGGGACTCGGTGAACAACAATTACGGCGCCGGGATCATGGTCTACGGCACCTTGCTCAGCTCGGTGCTGGCGCTGCTGATCGCGGTGCCGCTGTCGGTCGGGGTCGCCTACTTCCTGACCGAGATCCTGCCCTCGGCGTTCCGCCGCCCGATCGGCGTCGCGATCCAGCTGCTCGCGGCGATCCCGTCGATCATCTACGGCATGTGGGGCTTCTTCGTCCTCGCGCCGTGGCTGGCGGAGCACTTCATCCTCGACGTCGCCGATGCCGCTGCTGGCGTCCCCGGCCTCAACAAGGTGCTCGACTACGGCTCGGGCAACAGTGTCTTCACCGCGGGCCTCGTGCTCGGGGTGATGATCCTGCCGCTGATCACCGCGATGTTCGTCGAGATCCTGGGGGCCACGCCGGTGGTGCTCAAGGAGTCGGTCTACGGTCTCGGCGCGACCCGTTTCGAGGTCATCCGCCACGTCGCGATCCCCTACGGCCGCCGCGCCATGGTCGGTGCGGTGATGCTCGGCCTCGGCCGCGCGCTCGGCGAGACGATGGCGGTGGTGTTCATCATCGGCAACGCGACCCGCCTGTCGCCCAACATCTTCGCGCAGGGGTCGACGATCGCCTCGACCATCGCCAACGAGTTCGCCGAGGCCGGCTTCGGCACGATGAAGCTCGCGGCGCTGCTCGGCCTCGGGCTGACACTGTTCATCATCTCCTTCATCGTCCTGTCGGCATCGCGCCTGCTGGTCGCCCCCCGCGCCGCGAGTTGA
- a CDS encoding LysR family transcriptional regulator produces the protein MSPRLSPLKLKVQFVCGDGFAIGPGKADLLAAIRDTGSISAAGRHLGYSYRRTWLMVDTMNRSWREPLVAKEHGGTRGGGASLTPFGADVLARYRALEQAVAAAATGPATSLLADLLAAPQAAHKS, from the coding sequence ATGTCACCGCGCCTGTCCCCGCTGAAGCTCAAGGTGCAGTTCGTCTGTGGCGATGGCTTCGCGATCGGGCCGGGCAAGGCCGACCTGCTCGCGGCGATCCGCGACACCGGTTCGATCTCGGCGGCGGGGCGCCATCTTGGCTACAGCTACCGCCGCACCTGGCTGATGGTCGACACGATGAACCGCAGCTGGCGCGAGCCGCTGGTCGCCAAGGAGCACGGCGGCACCCGCGGCGGCGGCGCGTCGCTGACGCCGTTCGGCGCGGACGTGCTGGCGCGCTACCGGGCGCTGGAGCAGGCGGTAGCAGCAGCCGCGACCGGCCCGGCGACGTCGCTGCTCGCCGATCTGCTCGCCGCGCCACAGGCGGCCCACAAAAGCTGA
- the clpB gene encoding ATP-dependent chaperone ClpB codes for MNIEKFSDRAKGFLQSAQTVALRLDHQRITPAHLLKALLEDEQGMASGLIRAAGGEPSTAAQAVDLALSKQAKVTGGGANSLSWDNDTARILDQAEQIATKAGDSFVTVERLLMALALATTTDAGKALVASGMTPQGLNTAIDTARKGRSADTAGAENQFDALNKYARDLTQAARDGKLDPVIGRDEEIRRTIQVLARRTKNNPVLIGEPGVGKTAIVEGLALRIANGDVPDGLKDRRLMSLDLGALIAGAKYRGEFEERLKGVLDEVRAEGSDVVLFIDEMHTLVGAGASEGSMDASNLLKPALARGELHCIGATTLAEYRKYVEKDAALERRFQPVFVGEPTVEDTISILRGLKEKYELHHGVRITDGAIVAAATLSNRYITDRFLPDKAIDLMDEAASRLRMEVESKPEEIENLDRRIMQLRIEREALKRETDAASKDRLETLEGELVNLEEQSGALTAKWTAEKDKLAGATDIKAQLDAARLEVEQAQRSGDYAKAGELTYGRIPDLERQLHEAEQATASAMVREEVTSDDIAAVVSRATGIPVDRMLAGEREKLLGMETALSKQVIGQPAAVRAVSAAVRRARAGLQDPNRPLGSFLFLGPTGVGKTELTKALARFLFDDAAAMVRIDMSEYMEKHAVSRLIGAPPGYVGYDEGGVLTEAVRRRPYQVILFDEVEKAHPDVFNILLQVLDDGRLTDGQGRTVDFTNTIIVLTSNLGSQFIAALRDEQPVTDVEPQVMEIVRGHFRPEFLNRLDEIVLFSRLAMADMGGIVDLQLERVQSLLRDRKIVLETTDAARRWLARVGYDPVYGARPLKRAVQKFVQDPLADLILGGEVPDGSTVKVDEGDGKLLLSAA; via the coding sequence ATGAACATCGAAAAATTCTCTGACCGCGCCAAGGGCTTCCTCCAGTCCGCGCAGACCGTGGCACTGCGCCTGGACCACCAGCGCATTACGCCCGCGCACCTGTTGAAGGCGCTGCTGGAGGACGAGCAGGGCATGGCCTCCGGTCTGATCCGCGCCGCCGGGGGCGAGCCCTCGACCGCCGCGCAGGCCGTCGACCTCGCGTTGTCGAAGCAGGCCAAGGTCACCGGCGGCGGCGCCAATAGCCTGTCGTGGGACAACGACACCGCGCGCATCCTCGACCAGGCCGAGCAGATCGCCACCAAGGCCGGCGACAGCTTCGTCACCGTCGAGCGCCTGCTGATGGCGCTGGCGCTGGCGACGACCACCGACGCGGGCAAGGCGCTCGTCGCCTCGGGGATGACCCCACAGGGCCTCAACACCGCCATCGACACGGCGCGCAAGGGGCGGTCGGCGGACACCGCCGGGGCCGAGAACCAGTTCGACGCGCTCAACAAATACGCCCGCGACCTGACGCAGGCGGCGCGCGACGGCAAGCTCGACCCGGTGATCGGCCGCGACGAGGAAATCCGCCGCACCATCCAGGTCCTGGCACGCCGCACGAAGAACAACCCCGTGCTGATCGGCGAGCCCGGCGTCGGCAAGACCGCGATCGTCGAGGGCCTGGCGCTGCGTATCGCCAACGGCGATGTCCCCGACGGCCTCAAGGACCGCCGCCTGATGTCGCTCGATCTGGGCGCGCTGATCGCGGGCGCGAAGTACCGCGGCGAGTTCGAGGAGCGCCTGAAGGGCGTGCTCGACGAGGTCCGCGCCGAGGGCTCCGACGTCGTGCTGTTCATAGACGAGATGCATACGCTCGTCGGTGCCGGCGCGTCCGAAGGCTCGATGGACGCTTCCAACCTGCTCAAGCCGGCGCTGGCGCGCGGCGAACTCCACTGCATCGGCGCGACGACGCTCGCGGAATACCGCAAGTACGTCGAGAAGGACGCCGCGCTCGAACGCCGCTTCCAGCCGGTATTCGTCGGCGAGCCGACCGTGGAGGACACGATCTCGATCCTGCGCGGCCTCAAGGAAAAGTACGAACTCCACCACGGCGTCCGCATCACCGACGGCGCAATCGTCGCCGCCGCGACGCTGTCGAACCGCTACATCACCGACCGCTTCCTGCCCGACAAGGCGATCGACCTGATGGACGAGGCCGCCTCGCGGTTGCGCATGGAGGTCGAGTCGAAGCCCGAGGAGATCGAGAACCTCGACCGCCGCATCATGCAGCTGCGCATCGAGCGCGAGGCCCTGAAGCGCGAGACCGATGCTGCGTCGAAGGACCGGCTCGAGACGCTGGAGGGTGAGCTGGTCAACCTCGAGGAGCAGTCGGGCGCACTGACCGCCAAGTGGACCGCCGAGAAAGACAAGCTGGCGGGCGCGACCGACATCAAGGCGCAACTCGACGCGGCGCGGCTGGAGGTCGAGCAGGCCCAGCGCTCCGGCGACTATGCCAAGGCGGGCGAGCTGACTTACGGCCGAATTCCGGACCTCGAGCGCCAGTTGCACGAGGCCGAGCAGGCCACCGCCTCGGCGATGGTCCGCGAGGAAGTCACCAGCGACGACATCGCGGCGGTCGTCTCGCGCGCCACCGGCATCCCGGTCGACCGGATGCTAGCGGGCGAACGCGAAAAACTGCTCGGCATGGAGACGGCGCTGTCGAAGCAGGTCATTGGGCAGCCCGCCGCCGTGCGCGCCGTGTCGGCTGCCGTGCGCCGGGCTCGCGCCGGGCTGCAGGACCCCAACCGGCCGCTCGGCTCGTTCCTGTTCCTCGGGCCTACGGGCGTCGGCAAGACCGAGCTGACCAAGGCGCTGGCGCGCTTCCTGTTCGACGATGCAGCCGCGATGGTCCGCATCGACATGAGCGAATACATGGAGAAGCATGCCGTCAGCCGCCTGATCGGCGCGCCTCCGGGCTACGTCGGCTACGACGAGGGCGGCGTGCTGACCGAGGCGGTGCGGCGGCGGCCCTACCAAGTCATCCTGTTCGACGAGGTCGAGAAGGCTCATCCGGACGTCTTCAACATCCTGCTCCAGGTCCTCGACGACGGGCGGCTCACCGATGGCCAGGGCCGCACCGTCGACTTCACCAACACGATCATCGTGCTGACGTCGAACCTCGGGTCGCAGTTCATCGCCGCGCTCCGCGACGAACAGCCGGTGACCGACGTCGAGCCCCAGGTCATGGAGATCGTCCGCGGCCACTTCCGCCCGGAGTTCCTCAACCGCCTCGACGAGATCGTGTTGTTCAGCCGGCTGGCGATGGCGGACATGGGCGGCATCGTCGACCTCCAGCTGGAGCGCGTGCAGTCGCTGCTGCGCGACCGCAAGATCGTGCTGGAGACCACCGACGCGGCCCGGCGCTGGCTGGCGCGGGTCGGCTATGACCCGGTCTACGGTGCGCGGCCGCTGAAGCGCGCGGTTCAGAAGTTCGTGCAGGACCCGCTCGCCGACCTGATCCTGGGGGGCGAAGTCCCGGACGGGTCGACGGTCAAGGTCGACGAGGGGGACGGGAAACTGCTGCTGAGCGCCGCGTAA